A region from the Mucilaginibacter sp. CSA2-8R genome encodes:
- a CDS encoding penicillin-binding protein, giving the protein MNIRTNILLRVYLAFGLIVLLAGAVFTKLCYLQFAQGKKWKAMADSLSVKYFNVDAARGNIFAVDGSLLATSVPEYELHMDMLAGGIAADTVFYDKVDSLAAKMSQFFADRSAREYSMMLREARRDSSRYQLIRRKVSYQDLKKIRQFPIFKLGRYKGGLIVVQQNKRILPFRSLAARTIGYKNANVKNPVGLEGAYAEYIEGQSGKRLMQRIAGGVWMPVNQDDEIAPKEGADIISTIDVNFQDVVQNALQKQMIKSNADHGAAILMEVNTGEIRAVANYSKVAPGEYQEKFNYAIAGNQDPGSTFKIASYLALLEDKLVDTNTMVGTGTYPIKGHTITDSHGSIGVVTVKKAFETSSNAAVAYLVDKNYHNNQSKFTDHLYEWGLNEKLNLQIPGEAQPVVKSPKNKSWNKNMSLPQMAYGYEMQLTPLKMLSFYNAIANNGKYVAPIFVREIRRLGSPVEQFKARVVNEKICSDVTLKKMQEMMEGVITEGTGKKIVYNPLYRIAGKSGTAQVADANKGYKARRQYQASFAGYFPADKPKYSLIVVVNDPKNGYYGAEVAGPVFREIADKVYSSDLEMHQNLPSHYVGNTQLPQVKTGNMKALQQVYHKLGVKPLFAANAPRSADTSNGIAPQEIKYKKGTVPSVTGMTLSDALYVLGNAGYKTTVRGSGVVASQSVTGGSIIPKGAKITLELQ; this is encoded by the coding sequence ATGAATATCAGGACTAATATATTATTAAGGGTATACCTGGCATTCGGGCTTATTGTGCTATTGGCGGGTGCGGTATTTACCAAGCTTTGCTATTTGCAATTTGCGCAAGGTAAAAAGTGGAAGGCTATGGCAGATAGCTTATCTGTAAAGTATTTTAACGTTGACGCTGCCCGTGGTAATATTTTTGCTGTTGATGGCAGTTTGTTAGCTACTTCGGTGCCTGAGTATGAGCTGCATATGGACATGCTGGCTGGCGGTATTGCTGCCGACACTGTTTTTTATGATAAGGTTGACTCGCTGGCTGCAAAAATGTCACAATTTTTTGCCGATCGTTCTGCTCGCGAATATTCGATGATGCTGCGTGAGGCTCGTCGCGATAGTTCCAGGTATCAGTTAATCCGCCGCAAGGTGTCTTATCAGGATCTAAAAAAAATACGCCAGTTTCCCATTTTTAAATTGGGCAGGTACAAAGGCGGATTGATTGTAGTACAGCAGAATAAACGCATTTTGCCATTCCGTTCACTGGCTGCCCGTACCATTGGTTACAAAAACGCAAACGTTAAAAATCCGGTAGGCTTAGAGGGCGCTTATGCCGAATATATTGAGGGGCAAAGTGGCAAGCGTTTAATGCAACGCATTGCCGGTGGTGTTTGGATGCCGGTAAACCAGGACGATGAGATTGCACCCAAAGAGGGAGCTGACATTATTTCAACCATTGATGTAAACTTTCAGGATGTAGTGCAAAATGCGCTGCAAAAGCAAATGATTAAAAGTAACGCCGATCATGGTGCTGCTATTTTGATGGAAGTTAATACCGGTGAAATTCGTGCTGTAGCCAACTACAGCAAAGTTGCACCGGGCGAATACCAGGAAAAATTTAATTATGCTATTGCTGGCAATCAAGATCCGGGCTCAACGTTTAAAATTGCCTCTTACCTGGCATTGCTTGAGGATAAGCTGGTAGATACCAATACCATGGTAGGCACCGGTACGTATCCTATAAAAGGACATACCATTACAGATTCACACGGCAGTATTGGAGTGGTAACCGTAAAAAAGGCATTCGAAACCTCATCAAATGCTGCCGTTGCTTATTTAGTTGATAAAAATTACCACAACAATCAGTCTAAGTTTACCGACCATCTGTATGAGTGGGGGCTGAATGAAAAACTAAACCTTCAGATTCCGGGCGAGGCGCAGCCTGTGGTTAAAAGCCCTAAAAATAAAAGCTGGAATAAAAATATGTCATTGCCGCAAATGGCTTATGGTTACGAAATGCAGTTAACGCCGTTAAAAATGCTTTCGTTTTATAACGCCATTGCTAACAACGGTAAATACGTTGCCCCAATTTTTGTACGGGAGATCAGAAGATTAGGCAGCCCGGTTGAGCAATTTAAAGCGCGTGTTGTTAACGAGAAAATTTGCTCAGACGTCACTCTGAAAAAAATGCAGGAGATGATGGAAGGTGTAATTACTGAGGGTACAGGTAAAAAGATTGTTTATAACCCATTGTACCGTATTGCGGGTAAATCGGGTACAGCGCAGGTTGCCGATGCCAACAAAGGGTACAAGGCCAGGCGCCAGTACCAGGCATCGTTTGCCGGGTATTTTCCTGCTGATAAGCCTAAATATTCATTGATTGTGGTAGTGAATGATCCTAAAAACGGTTATTATGGTGCTGAGGTTGCCGGTCCGGTGTTTAGAGAAATTGCTGATAAGGTTTACTCGAGCGACCTGGAAATGCATCAAAATTTGCCATCGCACTATGTAGGCAATACGCAATTGCCTCAGGTTAAAACGGGCAATATGAAGGCCTTACAGCAAGTATACCACAAGTTGGGTGTTAAGCCGCTGTTTGCTGCCAATGCACCGCGCTCTGCCGATACCAGCAATGGTATTGCACCGCAGGAAATTAAGTACAAAAAAGGTACCGTACCATCCGTAACCGGCATGACACTGAGTGATGCTTTATACGTGTTGGGTAATGCCGGATATAAAACGACAGTACGCGGTAGTGGTGTGGTAGCAAGTCAGTCGGTAACAGGTGGCAGCATCATTCCGAAGGGGGCCAAAATAACTTTAGAATTACAATGA
- the mraY gene encoding phospho-N-acetylmuramoyl-pentapeptide-transferase: MLYYLFSYLDRNYDIPGAGVFQYLTFRMAMAVIVSLVVTTVWGRRLIDYIRFKQVGETVRNLGLEGQMQKAGTPTMGGIIILLGILLPTLLFAKLDNIYIILMLVTTVWLGAIGFLDDYIKVFKKNKEGLAGRFKITGQVSLAVIIGWTMYFNHDITMRQEVKLPVKYDAPVNYHLKNKVPVYTQDIKSTKTTVPFYKNNEFDYGKVLKFLGAGSERYALVVFMFFVIMIITFISNGANITDGIDGLATGTSAIIGITLAILAYVSGNVIVADYLNIMYLPNSGELVIFAGAFVGACVGFLWYNSFPAQVFMGDTGSLAIGGIIAVFAILIRKELLLPLLCGIFVVENASVIIQVGWFKFTKKRFGEGRRVFLMAPLHHHYQKKGFHEAKIVTRFWIICILLAIITIITLKLR; the protein is encoded by the coding sequence ATGCTCTATTACCTGTTTAGTTATTTGGATCGCAATTACGATATTCCTGGTGCAGGGGTATTTCAGTATTTGACGTTCCGTATGGCTATGGCAGTTATCGTGTCACTGGTAGTAACTACAGTTTGGGGGCGCCGGCTAATCGATTATATACGTTTTAAGCAGGTGGGCGAAACTGTACGTAATCTTGGTTTAGAGGGCCAGATGCAAAAAGCCGGTACACCAACAATGGGTGGTATTATCATCTTATTAGGTATTCTGTTGCCAACGCTGCTGTTTGCCAAGTTAGACAACATCTACATTATTTTGATGCTGGTAACCACGGTTTGGTTAGGTGCAATTGGCTTTTTAGATGATTACATTAAAGTATTTAAAAAGAACAAAGAAGGTTTAGCAGGCAGGTTCAAAATTACTGGTCAGGTAAGCTTAGCGGTAATCATCGGTTGGACCATGTACTTTAACCATGACATTACCATGCGCCAGGAAGTAAAACTTCCGGTAAAGTATGATGCTCCGGTTAATTATCACTTAAAAAACAAAGTTCCGGTTTACACGCAGGATATTAAGTCTACCAAAACGACCGTGCCGTTTTACAAAAACAACGAGTTTGACTATGGTAAGGTACTTAAATTTTTAGGTGCCGGTTCAGAGCGCTATGCTTTGGTGGTTTTCATGTTCTTCGTGATTATGATTATCACCTTTATTTCTAACGGCGCCAATATTACTGATGGTATTGATGGTCTGGCAACAGGAACGTCGGCGATCATAGGCATTACATTAGCTATATTGGCTTACGTATCGGGTAACGTTATTGTAGCCGATTACCTGAATATCATGTATCTGCCTAATTCGGGCGAGCTGGTAATCTTTGCCGGGGCTTTCGTAGGTGCTTGTGTAGGGTTTTTGTGGTATAACTCTTTCCCGGCACAGGTATTTATGGGCGATACCGGTAGCTTAGCTATTGGTGGCATTATTGCTGTATTTGCCATCCTTATACGCAAGGAACTGCTGTTGCCATTGCTTTGCGGCATTTTTGTGGTAGAGAATGCTTCGGTAATTATCCAGGTAGGCTGGTTCAAGTTTACCAAAAAACGATTCGGCGAAGGCCGTCGTGTGTTCCTGATGGCGCCGTTGCATCACCATTATCAAAAGAAAGGATTTCACGAAGCCAAAATTGTAACCCGGTTTTGGATTATCTGTATCCTGTTGGCCATTATAACGATTATCACTTTGAAATTGAGATAA
- the rsmH gene encoding 16S rRNA (cytosine(1402)-N(4))-methyltransferase RsmH, with translation MGNYHQPVMLQECIEALDIKPHGTYVDVTFGGGGHSREILKHLGSKGRLIAFDQDVDAQQNLIKDDRFEFVDQNFRYLKNFCRLHGAIPVDGILADLGVSSYQFDQAERGFSIRFDAELDMRMNQMSELNARQVVNTYGEADLHRIFGIYGEIQNAKSLAKTIVTGRLNGEIVTVADLKNTISGLIPRGKENKYLAQVFQALRIEVNQELEVLKDFLLQSAEVLGAGGRLVVMSYHSLEDRLVKNFIAKGKFSGEVEKDFFGNDQKPLDAVSRGAVTATADEIKENNRARSAKLRIAVKK, from the coding sequence ATGGGTAATTATCATCAGCCTGTAATGTTGCAGGAATGTATCGAAGCGCTTGATATTAAGCCCCATGGTACTTATGTAGATGTGACTTTTGGCGGTGGCGGCCATTCGCGCGAAATATTGAAGCATTTGGGTAGCAAGGGCAGGTTAATTGCCTTTGACCAGGATGTGGATGCGCAGCAAAATTTAATTAAAGATGATCGTTTTGAGTTTGTTGACCAGAACTTTCGTTATCTCAAAAATTTTTGCCGCTTGCATGGTGCAATCCCGGTAGATGGTATACTGGCTGATTTGGGGGTTTCTTCTTATCAGTTTGACCAGGCCGAGCGTGGTTTTTCTATCCGTTTTGATGCAGAACTGGATATGCGCATGAATCAGATGTCGGAGCTAAATGCCCGCCAGGTGGTTAACACTTACGGTGAGGCAGATTTGCATCGCATTTTTGGCATTTACGGCGAAATTCAGAATGCTAAATCGCTGGCTAAAACTATAGTTACCGGTCGCTTAAACGGCGAGATTGTAACTGTGGCCGATTTAAAAAACACTATTTCGGGTTTAATACCCCGGGGTAAAGAAAATAAGTACCTGGCGCAGGTTTTTCAGGCGCTGCGTATTGAGGTTAACCAGGAATTGGAAGTTTTAAAAGACTTTCTGTTGCAGTCGGCCGAGGTTTTAGGTGCCGGCGGCCGGTTGGTGGTGATGTCTTATCACTCGCTGGAAGACCGGTTGGTGAAAAATTTTATTGCCAAAGGGAAATTTAGCGGCGAAGTGGAGAAGGATTTTTTTGGTAACGATCAAAAGCCGCTGGATGCGGTAAGTCGGGGAGCGGTTACGGCCACTGCCGATGAGATAAAAGAAAATAACAGGGCGCGTAGTGCAAAATTAAGAATAGCTGTAAAAAAATGA
- the mraZ gene encoding division/cell wall cluster transcriptional repressor MraZ, with amino-acid sequence MSHFLGEFDCKLDAKGRMMIPTGLKKQLPEAEREGLVINRGFEKHLVIYTRKEWDKIVDDLSKLNQYEKRTREFIRYFTRGASELSLDASNRVLLPKALLEYAGISTDVVLSCQFNKIEVWDQAAYDEQMDSAPENFANLAEEVMGGLGRRGDG; translated from the coding sequence ATGTCCCATTTTTTAGGTGAATTTGATTGTAAACTGGATGCCAAAGGGCGGATGATGATCCCGACGGGCCTCAAAAAGCAGCTTCCCGAAGCTGAGCGAGAGGGGCTTGTGATCAACCGTGGCTTTGAAAAGCACCTGGTAATCTATACCCGGAAAGAATGGGATAAGATAGTAGACGATTTGAGTAAGCTTAATCAATACGAAAAAAGGACACGCGAATTTATCCGCTACTTTACCCGTGGTGCATCAGAGCTATCGCTTGATGCTTCAAACAGGGTGCTGTTGCCTAAGGCTCTTTTAGAGTATGCAGGTATTAGTACAGATGTGGTGCTCTCGTGTCAATTTAATAAAATAGAGGTTTGGGATCAGGCGGCGTATGATGAGCAGATGGATAGCGCTCCCGAAAACTTTGCCAACCTGGCCGAAGAGGTAATGGGTGGTTTAGGAAGGAGGGGTGATGGGTAA
- a CDS encoding YceH family protein → MDYSQSLPKLSAEEIRVLGSLMEKSRTTPDYYPMTINSLTAACNQKSSRRPVVQYDDDTVVKALDSLKKKGLVSTATGGSSRTVKYKHNFAIVFPVIPAEVALICLLMLRGPQTPGELNTNSGRLYEFETLDDVQQTLEKLSSGDVPYLTLLPRRSGQKEARYMHLLGETLDIPEDDETETNYTSSNSGSNVAALEQRVAKLEEDLSAMRQEFDKLMKELLG, encoded by the coding sequence ATGGATTACTCACAAAGCCTGCCCAAACTTTCGGCCGAAGAAATACGCGTACTGGGCTCCTTAATGGAAAAGAGCCGCACCACGCCCGACTATTACCCCATGACTATTAACAGCCTGACAGCTGCCTGCAACCAAAAATCGTCGCGCAGGCCGGTAGTACAGTATGATGATGACACGGTGGTTAAAGCACTGGATAGCCTGAAAAAGAAAGGACTGGTATCAACTGCTACGGGAGGATCGAGCCGGACAGTGAAGTATAAACACAACTTTGCGATTGTATTTCCGGTGATTCCGGCCGAAGTGGCACTGATCTGCTTACTGATGTTGCGCGGCCCGCAAACGCCGGGCGAATTAAACACCAACTCGGGCAGATTATACGAATTTGAAACCCTGGACGACGTGCAGCAAACGCTGGAAAAGCTAAGCAGTGGTGATGTACCCTATTTAACTTTACTGCCACGCCGCAGCGGACAAAAAGAAGCCCGTTATATGCATTTACTGGGCGAAACGCTGGATATCCCCGAGGATGATGAAACCGAAACTAATTATACCTCTTCAAACTCTGGCAGTAATGTTGCCGCATTAGAACAACGGGTAGCCAAACTTGAAGAGGATCTAAGTGCTATGCGACAGGAGTTTGATAAATTAATGAAGGAATTATTAGGGTAA
- the murD gene encoding UDP-N-acetylmuramoyl-L-alanine--D-glutamate ligase, with product MNETNNISAAKLPLQGAGGRLVVLGAGESGAGAAYLAQQQGYDVFVSDFGIIADKYKTQLQAWGIRFEEKQHTEAEIFQAVEVIKSPGIPEKAPVIKALRKLNIPVISEIEFAGRYTKANIIGITGSNGKTTTTSLTYHILKNAGLNVGLAGNIGKSFAYQVATENFDHYVLELSSFMLDDMYQFRVNVAVLLNITPDHLDRYDYKMQNYADSKFRIVQNQTAADYFIYCADDAETQKGMASRSFAAQLLPFSISKTLPLGAYLDHEKLIINTPNNHLEMTITKLALQGKHNIYNSMASGIVSKVLELRNENIRESMGDFKSVPHRLEHVADISGIRFINDSKATNVNSTWYALESMPDSKVVLILGGVDKGNDYNELTGLIKNKVKAIVCLGTSNQRIHEAFADEVKTIVDTTSAKDAVAAAYKLAVKGDTVLLSPACASFDLFKNYEERGDQFKAAVMEL from the coding sequence ATGAACGAAACAAACAACATATCTGCTGCTAAACTCCCCCTTCAGGGGGCTGGGGGGCGTTTGGTTGTGCTTGGTGCGGGCGAAAGCGGTGCCGGTGCAGCTTACCTGGCTCAACAGCAGGGGTATGATGTGTTTGTTTCTGATTTTGGCATAATTGCCGACAAGTATAAAACTCAGCTACAGGCCTGGGGTATCCGCTTTGAAGAAAAACAGCACACCGAAGCCGAAATTTTCCAGGCGGTAGAGGTAATCAAAAGTCCGGGTATCCCTGAAAAGGCACCCGTTATTAAAGCATTGCGCAAACTTAATATTCCTGTGATTTCGGAGATTGAGTTTGCCGGCCGTTACACCAAAGCCAACATTATTGGTATTACAGGCTCTAACGGTAAAACAACCACCACCAGCCTTACCTATCATATCCTTAAAAATGCAGGATTGAATGTGGGGTTAGCCGGTAATATTGGTAAAAGCTTTGCTTACCAGGTGGCTACCGAAAACTTTGACCATTATGTACTGGAGCTAAGTAGCTTCATGCTGGATGATATGTACCAGTTTAGGGTAAACGTTGCCGTGTTGCTTAACATTACGCCCGACCATTTGGACCGGTACGACTATAAAATGCAAAACTACGCCGACAGCAAGTTTCGCATTGTGCAGAATCAAACTGCCGCAGATTATTTTATTTACTGTGCCGACGATGCCGAAACGCAAAAGGGTATGGCGTCACGCAGTTTCGCAGCTCAGTTGCTGCCATTTTCCATCAGCAAAACACTACCGTTGGGAGCCTATCTCGACCATGAAAAACTAATTATAAATACACCAAACAACCATCTCGAAATGACTATCACCAAATTAGCCTTACAGGGTAAGCACAACATCTACAATTCAATGGCGTCCGGAATTGTGTCGAAAGTATTGGAATTGCGGAATGAAAATATCCGTGAGAGCATGGGCGACTTTAAAAGCGTGCCGCACCGTTTGGAGCATGTAGCCGACATTTCGGGTATCAGGTTTATCAACGACTCTAAAGCAACCAACGTAAACTCTACCTGGTATGCATTAGAGAGTATGCCTGATAGTAAAGTGGTGTTGATTTTAGGTGGTGTAGATAAGGGCAACGATTATAACGAATTAACTGGCCTGATTAAAAACAAAGTGAAAGCTATTGTATGTCTGGGTACCAGCAACCAACGCATTCATGAGGCATTTGCTGACGAGGTGAAAACTATCGTTGATACTACATCAGCTAAAGATGCTGTGGCGGCGGCCTACAAACTGGCTGTTAAAGGCGATACTGTGTTGTTATCACCAGCATGTGCCAGCTTTGATTTATTTAAAAATTACGAAGAGCGCGGCGACCAGTTTAAAGCGGCCGTAATGGAGCTTTAG
- a CDS encoding FtsL-like putative cell division protein: protein MSNRLRTEIQEEEVEKELLIEERPVPDTPENLVTNLLRRGVVSTDAVTRALPFVFYLALLCMVYIANRHQAENNIRNIDKLSKEVKELSWDYKTTKADMAFKSTQTEVAKRVDTLGITEPMQPPQKLVDAEVEK, encoded by the coding sequence ATGAGTAACCGTTTACGTACAGAAATTCAGGAAGAGGAAGTTGAGAAGGAGCTGCTGATAGAGGAGCGTCCGGTGCCTGATACGCCCGAAAATTTAGTAACTAATTTACTCAGGAGAGGTGTAGTGTCTACCGATGCGGTAACCCGTGCTTTGCCTTTTGTGTTTTATCTGGCTTTGTTGTGTATGGTGTATATCGCCAACCGTCATCAGGCAGAAAATAACATACGCAATATAGATAAACTGAGTAAAGAAGTAAAAGAGCTAAGTTGGGATTATAAAACTACGAAAGCTGATATGGCTTTTAAAAGCACACAAACTGAAGTGGCTAAACGGGTGGATACCCTGGGTATTACCGAACCTATGCAGCCGCCTCAAAAACTGGTAGATGCGGAGGTGGAGAAATGA
- a CDS encoding CocE/NonD family hydrolase — translation MKILLSIIGVLVAFAAVGQPGISAADAAYAKDHYTKYEYQIPMRDGKKLFTSVYVPKDQSKKYPFMMDRTCYSVAPYGLDTYKLRLGPSAQFMQDGFIFVYQDVRGRWMSEGMYEEMTPELEVHKTNKDVDEGTDTYDTIDWLLKNVANNNGKVGVWGISYPGFYTTTALLSRHPALVAASPQAPIADLWRDDGWHNGAFFLAANFGFYPGFTNRQDDKPTQRRGARFDIGTEDGYDFFMKMGSTRNTNVKYFKDTIRLWNEMMDHPDYDQHWKDRNVLPHLHDIKTATLVTGGWYDAEDLYGAINTYKTLAAKNPNTPVYFAMGPWVHGGWAGGLGDHLGDVDFGGATAPFYRDKIEFAFFSHYLKGTPLDLPKVSTFETGTNQWKNYNIWPPAPAKEKNLYFLPGGKLSFVAPSAAKDTYTEFVSDPNKPVPYYAKKTNDMERDYMTADQRFASAMPDVITYQTDVLTDDVTLAGNIWANLKVSTTGTDADWVVKVIDVYSDTATNNKFTTAGVQMAGYQQMVRSESMRGKYRTGFDKPTAFVPGQVSPVNFELQDVLHTFKKGHRIMVQIQSTWFPLIDRNTQQFQDIMKARDTDFKKATHRVYTSKQHPSFLKVRVM, via the coding sequence ATGAAAATTCTCTTATCTATTATTGGTGTTTTGGTTGCCTTTGCGGCGGTCGGGCAACCCGGCATCAGCGCTGCCGATGCAGCTTACGCAAAAGACCATTATACCAAATACGAATACCAAATACCTATGCGTGATGGTAAAAAACTGTTTACCTCGGTATATGTACCCAAAGACCAGTCTAAGAAATATCCGTTTATGATGGACCGTACCTGTTACAGCGTAGCACCTTATGGTCTCGATACTTATAAGCTCCGGTTAGGCCCGTCTGCACAGTTTATGCAGGATGGGTTTATTTTTGTTTACCAGGATGTACGTGGTCGTTGGATGAGCGAAGGGATGTACGAGGAGATGACACCCGAACTGGAAGTTCATAAAACTAATAAAGATGTTGACGAAGGCACAGATACTTACGACACCATTGACTGGCTGCTAAAAAACGTAGCCAATAATAATGGTAAGGTAGGAGTGTGGGGTATTTCTTATCCGGGCTTTTATACTACAACCGCATTACTAAGTCGGCACCCTGCTTTGGTAGCTGCTTCGCCGCAGGCCCCCATTGCAGATTTATGGCGCGATGACGGCTGGCACAACGGTGCCTTCTTTTTAGCGGCCAACTTTGGCTTTTATCCTGGTTTTACCAACCGGCAGGATGATAAGCCTACCCAGCGCCGCGGTGCCAGGTTTGATATTGGTACTGAGGATGGCTATGATTTTTTCATGAAAATGGGTTCAACGCGCAATACCAATGTGAAATACTTTAAGGATACCATCAGGCTTTGGAACGAAATGATGGATCATCCCGATTACGACCAGCATTGGAAAGACCGCAACGTATTGCCTCATCTGCACGACATTAAAACGGCTACACTGGTTACAGGCGGCTGGTACGATGCCGAAGATTTATATGGCGCCATTAATACCTACAAAACACTGGCCGCTAAAAACCCGAATACGCCGGTTTATTTTGCGATGGGACCGTGGGTACACGGTGGTTGGGCTGGTGGTTTAGGCGACCATTTGGGCGATGTGGACTTTGGCGGTGCAACTGCACCTTTTTACCGCGACAAAATTGAGTTTGCCTTTTTTAGTCATTACTTAAAAGGTACACCACTTGATTTGCCCAAAGTTTCTACTTTTGAGACCGGCACCAACCAATGGAAAAATTATAATATATGGCCGCCCGCGCCAGCAAAAGAGAAGAACCTGTATTTTTTGCCAGGTGGTAAGTTATCATTCGTGGCGCCATCTGCTGCAAAAGATACTTACACTGAGTTTGTGTCAGACCCCAATAAGCCGGTGCCTTACTATGCGAAAAAGACCAACGACATGGAGCGCGACTACATGACGGCCGATCAGCGTTTTGCGTCTGCTATGCCCGATGTAATTACTTATCAAACCGATGTGCTGACTGACGATGTTACCCTGGCCGGAAATATCTGGGCTAACCTAAAAGTATCAACCACCGGTACGGATGCCGACTGGGTGGTAAAAGTAATAGATGTTTATTCGGATACGGCTACGAACAATAAATTTACTACAGCAGGTGTGCAGATGGCCGGTTACCAGCAAATGGTACGCAGCGAAAGCATGCGGGGAAAATACCGTACCGGTTTTGATAAACCTACCGCTTTTGTACCCGGACAAGTAAGTCCGGTAAATTTTGAATTGCAGGATGTACTGCATACTTTCAAGAAAGGTCACCGGATAATGGTGCAGATACAAAGTACCTGGTTCCCTCTGATTGACCGTAACACGCAGCAATTTCAGGATATTATGAAAGCCAGGGATACCGACTTTAAAAAAGCGACCCACCGGGTGTATACCTCTAAACAGCATCCCAGCTTTTTAAAGGTGCGTGTGATGTAA
- a CDS encoding UDP-N-acetylmuramoyl-L-alanyl-D-glutamate--2,6-diaminopimelate ligase, with product MRFLSDILEGLAFTELQGAADVEITNVVFDSRKVVPGSLFVAVRGTAVDGHDYIEQAVKDGAVVIVCEDLPGHTADEADYLMVANSAAALAMLASNFYDNPSAKLKLVGVTGTNGKTTTATLLYQLFRDLGYKCGLLSTVENQINGKVVPSTHTTPDPVALNALLDQMLASGCDYCFMEVSSHAVAQHRVDGLTFAGGIFSNLTHDHLDYHKTFDAYLKAKKGFFDMLPKRAFALTNADDKNGNVMLQNTKATKKTYGLKNMADFKVKILENQFGGLLLNVDGDEVWFKMVGSFNAYNLLAVYATAVLLGQEKHKVLTSLSKLQGAEGRFDYMISPNRIIGIVDYAHTPDAVQNVLSTVHDIRKGNEKVITVIGCGGDRDKTKRPVMAKTACDWSDKVILTSDNPRSEDPAQIIRDMETGVDPSNQRKTISIVDRREAIKTAVHLAQPGDIIVLAGKGHEKYQEINGVKNHFDDKEELLNAFSSLS from the coding sequence ATGAGATTTTTAAGCGATATACTCGAGGGCCTGGCCTTTACCGAACTTCAGGGCGCTGCCGATGTGGAGATCACTAACGTGGTGTTCGACTCGCGCAAAGTAGTGCCGGGATCGCTTTTTGTGGCCGTGCGCGGTACTGCTGTTGATGGGCATGATTATATTGAGCAAGCTGTAAAGGATGGTGCTGTTGTTATTGTTTGCGAAGATTTACCTGGCCACACTGCCGACGAAGCTGATTACTTAATGGTAGCAAACTCAGCTGCTGCATTGGCTATGCTGGCGTCTAATTTTTACGATAACCCGTCGGCAAAATTAAAGCTGGTTGGGGTAACCGGTACTAACGGTAAAACCACAACGGCTACATTGCTGTATCAACTGTTCCGAGATTTAGGGTATAAATGTGGTTTGCTATCAACGGTAGAAAATCAAATTAACGGTAAGGTAGTTCCATCAACCCATACCACGCCCGATCCGGTTGCTCTAAATGCGTTGCTTGACCAAATGTTAGCGTCGGGTTGCGATTACTGCTTTATGGAAGTAAGCTCGCACGCAGTTGCCCAGCACCGGGTTGATGGCTTAACGTTTGCCGGTGGCATATTTTCGAACCTGACACATGATCATCTCGATTACCATAAAACCTTCGACGCTTACTTAAAAGCTAAAAAAGGATTTTTTGATATGCTGCCTAAAAGGGCATTTGCCCTTACTAATGCCGATGACAAAAACGGCAATGTGATGCTGCAAAATACCAAAGCCACTAAAAAAACTTACGGCCTGAAAAATATGGCCGATTTTAAGGTTAAAATACTGGAGAATCAGTTTGGCGGCTTACTGCTTAATGTAGATGGCGATGAAGTTTGGTTTAAAATGGTAGGCAGCTTTAACGCCTACAACTTACTGGCTGTGTATGCAACGGCTGTGTTATTAGGCCAGGAAAAGCATAAAGTGCTAACCAGCCTAAGCAAACTGCAAGGTGCTGAAGGTCGGTTTGACTATATGATATCGCCAAACAGGATTATAGGCATTGTAGATTATGCCCATACACCGGATGCCGTGCAAAATGTACTTAGTACGGTGCATGACATTCGTAAAGGTAACGAAAAAGTGATTACTGTAATTGGCTGCGGCGGCGACCGCGACAAAACCAAGCGCCCGGTGATGGCTAAAACTGCTTGTGACTGGAGCGACAAGGTAATCCTGACATCTGATAATCCACGTTCGGAAGATCCGGCACAGATCATTCGTGATATGGAAACCGGAGTTGATCCATCGAACCAGCGCAAAACCATCAGTATTGTTGACCGTCGTGAGGCTATTAAAACCGCAGTGCACCTGGCCCAACCCGGCGACATTATTGTTTTGGCCGGCAAGGGGCACGAAAAATACCAGGAAATTAATGGCGTAAAAAACCATTTTGACGATAAAGAAGAACTGTTAAACGCATTTAGTTCATTAAGCTAA